Genomic window (Paenibacillus sp. PK3_47):
CTAAAGGTTTTAGCTCATGCTTATTCAGCAGCACAATCGCGCCAAACCCGCTCCTTGAATGACATGCCAAATTCATTAGTTCCGGCTGCAGGCGGGCCACCAGTTCCTTCGGCCAATGCTCCAAAATGCTGTGTATAATCCAGTACATCCACTCCTCATCGGCAGGCTCTCCCGCCATAACCCGCTGAAGCTCCGGAATTAAGGGTTCTCCAACATCTATCAGCAGCCGGCTGACCGCACCCGCTCCCGGCCAATTGAGATCCTGAAGCCAGACAAGCAGTTCCGGCAAAATACTTTTAATCCCTGGGTAGCCAATCTGGCTCAGTACCTCTGCAGCACCATCCCAATGCTCCTTGCCTAAGGGCTGAGCCAGCAGGGGAAGATCCTTTTCATCTATAAGCTGAAGCTGGCGTATCGTCTCCTGCCGGATTCCAGCCGGGGTACTCCAGTCTAAATCCTTCAGGTATTCATGGATTGTTTTGTTCATCTAGCCCACCTCATAAAAATGCCCCCGGATACCGCAGCTCACCCTTAATCCCGTCCAGTCCCCCTTCCTCCAGCTCACACACTTGGAACACATCATCTGGCACCGGAAACTGCAGCAGCTCCAGGCCGTACTGGCGCGCCGGCTTAAAACCGAATTTAGGATAATACCCGGGATGCCCGATCAACAGAATAACACTGTATCCCAGCCCGCTGGAGCGTCTTTTCGCTTCCTCAATCAGCAGTCCGCCGGTTCCCCGCCCTTGTGCATCCGGATGTACAGCAAGGGGAGCGAGCACAAGGACGTCATTTTCGGTGAGTTCACTCACCACCTTAGCCTTGCTAAGCAAAACATGGCCGACAATTGCCCCATTATCCTCGGCCACAATGGACAGTTCGGGTATAAATTCTTCTGAATCCCTGATCCGTTCAATGAGCCGCGATTCATCCTCCCTGTTCCCAAAAGCCCGGTAGTTCAGCTCAAACACCCCGCGGTAATCTCCCGCAGTCTCGGTTCTGATTATCATCTCAGCTTAGCCCCCTAACGAAATTAAAGCCATGCTTATTCTTTTAATAACCGGAAATGCCCTCATCCAAGTGCTTCAGGTTCGCTCTCTCAATGCCCTGCCGCATGCCTCTGCGGGTAATACTGTGGCTGAACTGCATGACACCATCATGTGCAAAATAAACATACTCCACCTCAGGCTCGTCCCTAAACTTTACAACGACAAAAAACGGCGGTGCCTTCATTCCCCAAACCCCTTGTACCGAGGCGATATCCTGGCTGCTGTAGCCCTTTTCCTCCTTTAAATATGAGGTTACCCGGTGGGCATAAACGAATTTGCGGGTCTGAACATACACTAACGGAGCGACCACAAGCAGAGTGATAAAAACAATAATCAGGAGATTTTTTCTCCTCTTTCCTGGCCTCAATTCATAACCGCCTTCCGTTGCCGCCATAAATTCTGCAAATTAAAACCTGTTTTCAAAATCAGCGGCCTGTCGTAAAATGGTTGAAAAGCTTTCGGGTAGAAAAAGTTCAAATTCAGCTGAAAACGGAGGTGCCTGGATTTGCCACAGACACTTGTGAAAAATATTGATTTTTTTGTCGCCGCCTTGTCGCAGACTTTTGTGTCCGCGCTGCAGCTTGATCCTGACGGGATGTACTCCCAGGTAGGCTCCGGGATTGTCGAGAAGTTCTCCGAGGACTATGTCCGCATCAAAAGATTCGACGGTACCGTCTCCCACTACTCCAGATCTGTTACGAAGTTCCAGCATAACAAGGCCTGATCCCTGTACTATGCTTCTACTTCCCGCCGGGAGGTCGTAATCCCTGCCTGGCATCCCAACTATAGCAGCACAGCAAAGCGGACACCGCTTAGTATTCCGGTGTCCGCTTTGCTGTGTGCTTTTACAGCCTTCACAGCCTATCCCTGCATTTGCTTCAGTTCATAAAAAGCTCCCTTACGGGCCATCAGGTCCTCGAAGCTCCCTACCTCGGCCACCCGTCCGTCCTTCATCACAACAATCCGGTCGGCATCGCGGATGGTAGACAGCCGGTGTGCCACGATGAAGGTCGTGCGTCCGCGGATCAGTTCCCGCATCGCTTTCTGCACAATGTATTCTGAAATGTTATCCAGTGCAGAGGTAGCTTCATCAAGCAGTATGATCTCCGGATCACGGATCATCGCCCTGGCAATGGCAATCCGCTGCCGCTGGCCTCCGGACAGCTTGCCGCCGTGTTCACCAATCAGCGTGTCAACCCCCTGCGGCATCTGTTCGATCACATCCTGCAGATTAGCCAGCCGGATCACCTCCTGCAGCCTCTCTTCCGGGACATCGCTAAGGCCGAACGTAATATTGCTGCGGATGGTTCCGGAGAATAGCACAGTGCTCTGCGGAACGACGGCCAGCTTCTGGCGGTACAGCCGCATATCCAGCTCATCCATCGGTATACCGTCGACAAAAATATGACCGCCTGTAGGGCGGTAGAATCCCACGACCAGATTCAATACCGTTGACTTGCCTGCGCCTGATTCCCCTACAAAAGCGATGCATTCCCCCGGCCGTACCGTTAAATTGAAATCCTGCAGCACATGGTGATCGGTGTCTTTGTAGCTGAATTTTACATCCTTGAACGCATAAGCGCCCCGGAAAGAGTCAACCACACGGGTCCCCTGATATTCTTCAACCTGCGTTGAAGCCAGAATCTCCGAGATCGAATATATCGATTCGAAGCCGCGGGCGAATTGCGGATACACCCCCAGCAGACTGTTGATGGAGGCCAAAATCGTAGAGAAAAACCCCTGGTACATGACGACATCCCCAACCTGAATCGTTCCCCGGTACGCCAAAATACAGGTAAAACCAAGACACAGCAGCTGAAACAGGGTGAACACCACCCAGCTGGAGGCTCCGAACAGCGCTTCTGTAATATCCAGCCGGTATCCCTTGCCTTTCAGCTCCGAGAGTGTGGTATCCACTTTGCCAATTTCCACTTCCTCAAGCCCGTGCGCCCGGGTTACGGGAATCATCTCTACCGTCTCTGCCACCTGTCCCGACATATTTTCGATCTGGCGCCGGAATTCGCGGTTGCGGCTGCGGATTTTGGACCGGAAAAAGGTGATCATCAGCACTCCGAACGGAATCACCAGCACAAAAAACAGCGTCACCTGCAGGCTCTTGAACGCAGTAATAGTAATTGCAATCAGGACGTTCGTAACAGCCGGCATGAAGGAGTACATCATTTGCTTGGACAGCGTTTCGATCGCTTCCACATCACGGAGCACCTTCGACTGCAGCCGGCCGGCACGCAGGTCACTGTGGTACGTCATGGATAAGTGCTGGAGTTTACGGATCAGCGTTCCTCTGAGCCCTGCCTCCACCTGGCGCGAGGACCTGCTCATGAAACTGACATGCATGTAAGCTGAAGGAATATTCTGCAGAATAACAACAGCAACTACGGCGAGGTCCATCCATAGCCAGTTTAGGCTGTCAAGCTGCGGACTGCTGAGATGGTTAATAATATCGGCCGTAACGACCGGAATGACCCAGGTTGGCGCATGCTTGAAAATGTAGAACAGCAGCGACAGCACCAGATTGAGCGTCATCCCCTTATATAGCAGCAGCAGTGTGCGGAAGGGACGGTCCTTGTCCGCCTCCCTGTCCATAAACATTTGTTCAAAATCAGGCAATCTGTTCCCGGTATGCTCCATCATGTTCTCCTTCATTTCGGACCTCTTAGCTATCCGGTTATTTCCAGAAATCCGTACCTGCAAACACCTGCTCCTTGGCGGGCGCTTCAGTACCCTCCTCAGGCAAAACAGCCCAGCTTACACGCAGCTTGCGCAGCTCGTCCCCGCCCGGAATGCCGTATTCAGCATAAGTAACGGTCTCTTCATTCGCCGGATTTCCCCAATTGTCCCAGCCCTGCGGTTCAATATGTCTGCCTAATTTGCAGTTCACCAGTTCCGTTCTGGCATAACCTCTCCATGGGCGTCCCAGATAAACCCCGGTAACCCCGTCCTCCGCAGTCAAGTAACACTCATTAAAAATATAGCCATAGTTCTGCCCCTCCGGTGTGGAGGCTGCCGTAATATAGCTGCGGCTGCCCTTGTCATTCCGCAGGCTGCGGATCTCGCAGTGGTCAAAATAAGCAGTTGCTCCGCCGAATATAAAGTCCACGGTTCCCTCAATGCAGCAGCGGATATACAGCTGGCGGTAAGATTCGTGATGCTCCTTCAGGGGTATGCCCCCAAATCCCCCTCCCTGCTTGTTCCACGGAGGCAAAGGGCCTGTAAACAGCGTATCCTGATGCCCTTTGAAGGTGCAGCTGCGGAATACGGTCTCGTCACAATTCGCGTATACCGCAAGCGCCTGGCCGATATGCTCCCCTTGCCCGGCATTGTTAACGATTGCAAGGTTCTCCAGCGTGAGGCGTCTGCCGCCCAGGAACAAGGTCGGAGTGCCAAAGGTCCCCAGCTCCACCCCGTTTTCATCCAACTCCCGGGCATAACGCCCGTTCGTAATTACCACTTCCCCAAGGCCGATAATGTTAAGATTTGAGCGGTAGATCCGGACGGTTTCCTCATACACGCCTGATAAAATATAGAGTGTGGCCATCTCCTCACCGCTCTGCCGTTCAAGCGCATCCACCGCCGCCTGGACGGTATGAAAATCGCAATAATCTTCTTTTCCCACCAGCATTGCCGCATCCTCCTTTGGTTGTTCCGGTACCTTGCGCAAACAAGTTGATTATAGCGCCCGGACACATTTTTGCCAATAAAATTTTAACGTGTGCATTCCATAATTTGCTTGACTTGACCTGCTTGAGGAACTACACTGGAATCGTTAACAATTCTATTTTCCCGGAGAGATATTATGATTACTATCAAAGACATTGCACGCGTTGCCGGCGTCTCCCATACAACGGTTTCCAGAGCGCTGAACGGCAGCCCGCTGATTAAGAAGGTCACCCGGGACAAGATTGAGAAAATTGCCGCAGAAATGAATTACGTGCCGAACTACAGCGCGAAGAGCCTGGTTACCAAACGTTCTTTTACCATCGGATTGTTCTTCTCCAGTATTGAGCAGGGAACCTCAGCAAGCTTCGTGGTCGATGCCATCAAGGGGATCAATCATGTGCTGGATGAGAATTACAACCTGACGGTCAACGGGATCGACGGGGTCCACAATTTTGCAGGCATACAGCCCCAGCGCTTCGACGGCATCCTGGTGATGAGCCAGAGCGATGAAGACAATGCTTTTATTTACCACGTCAAGACCATGGGCATACCGCTTGTGGTGCTGAACCGCCAGCTGGAGGATCCCGGCATCATGAATGTGGTGGCGAACGACCGCGAGGGCGTGAAGGAAGCTATCGATTTTGTAATCAGCCAGGGCCATTCCAAGTTGGCAATTATTGAAGGAAAACCGGGCTTCAAGTCCTCGACGGAACGCAAGCAGGGCTTTATGGACAGTCTGATTGCCGGCAGGCTGCAGCTGAATTCCGACTATTTTGCCGCCGGAGACTACAGTATTGAGAGCGGATACTCGGCCATGTCGCAGCTGCTTGATCTGACTGAACCGCCAACTGCCGTCTTCTGCTCGAACGATGATATGGCCATCGGGGCCATGAACGCCTGCTACGCCCGCGGGATCAGTATTCCCGGACAGATCTCTCTAATCGGCTTTGACGATATTATGTTTGCCCGTTACACCAATCCGGCGCTGACCACGGTCCGCAAGCCCATTGCAGATATCAGCGAGCTCGGCTCCAAAATGCTGATTCAGCTGATGCAGCAGCCGGACACCCGGCCCCAGCAGCTGTTCGTCAAGACATCGCTGGTAGTTCGTGATACCGTAACCGGTGCTTAAGCACAGCGTCTTTTCTTTTGCAGCTTGAACTGTCAGGCACAGGATACAGTCACCACTGATTTACCACGGCAGGTCAGGCAGCCTTTTCTCCTCCAGTGCAGTCTTTTGGCAGGCGTTCATTCCTATGGACGCTCGGGGCGGCACTTGGAGGACAATGGTTGGTTTAAAAAAGAGCCTCTCTTTTTTAAAATAAAATGTTAACGTGTGCATTATTACATTCATAAACTAAAGGAGATCTGAACACTCATGACTAACCGCCTTTCCCGCACCACCCAGCCTGACCTGCCTGTGTACCCGGAACGGATGATCCAATTCGGCGAAGGAAACTTTATGCGGGCCTTCGTGGACTGGCAGCTGCAGCAGATGAACAATAAGGGCCTTTTTAACGGAAGTGCTGTGCTGGTTCAGCCGATTGAACAGGGTCTCGGCGAGCTGATGGCCGCCCAGGACAATCTGTACACTGTACTGCTTAACGGAATTATGCAGCAGCAGCAGGTGAATTCCCGGGAGATCATGACAAGCGTAAGCCGTGTCATTAATCCGTATGCCGAATATGAGGCTTATCTCGCTCTCGCCGAGAACGATGAACTTGAGTTTATCACATCCAATACAACCGAAGCGGGCATTGCCTATCATCCGGGCGACCAACTGAACGATGCTCCGCCGAAGAGCTTCCCTGCCAAGCTGACGGCACTTCTCCACAGACGTTTTGAGCTCGGTAAAAAAGGTTTTGTGATTATCCCCTGCGAGCTGATTGACCGCAACGGCGAGAAGCTGCAGGAAATTGTGCAGAAGTATGCGGAAGAATGGAATCTCGGGGAACCTTTCAGCAAATGGCTGAAGGAAGAGAATACCTTCTGCTGCAGTCTGGTGGACCGGATTGTGCCGGGATATCCGCGCGACAAAGCCGCAGAACTGGAGGCAGAGCTTGGTTATCTCGACAATCTGATGGTGACTGCGGAGCCGTTTCTTTTCTGGGTTATTGAAGGCCCGTCCTCACTTACAGAACGTCTGCCGCTGGCGGAAGCCGGACTTAATGTGGTCGTTACAGACGATATGACACCTTACCGGGAACGCAAGGTTCATCTGCTGAACGGACCGCACACTGCAATGGTTCCGCTCGCGATGATGGCCGGCCTTGAGACGGTTGAGGATGTCATGAACGATGCGACCTTCTTCCGGTTTGTCAAAGAAATGATGGAGAATGAGCTGATTCCGATGCTGGATCTGCCTGCGGAGGAGCTGCAATCCTACTCGGAAGCCGTGCTGGAGCGTTTCAGAAACCCGTTCATCCGCCATGAGCTGCAGTCTATCTCTCTGAACAGCATCTCCAAATTCAAAACCCGGCTGCTTCCGGTGCTTCTCCGCTATCAAGAGGAGCGCGGCAAGCTCCCGGAGCTGATTACTTTAGCCTTTGCCGCCCTGCTGCTCAGCTACCGCGGAGACAAGGTCAAACGCCAGGACGGCGCTGAAGTGCTGGCAGTCTTTGATGAAGCTTGGAGCAAGCCTGAACAATTCGTGCCCGTCATCTTGAAGGATGCAAGCCTTTGGGGACAGGATTTATCGCTGGTACCGGGACTTACGGATGCGCTCTCTGCTCATCTCCGGCAGCTTGAGGGATCTGACACCCGCGCAGCCCTGCAGCAATTAGTACATTAATATAATTCCAACACTATCAGGAGGGACACCATGAAACGATTAATGAAAATGAATCCCAGAGATACCGTAGCCGTAGCGCTCCGCCCGATCACCGCCGGTGAAGAGCTGGAATTCGAAGATCTGAAGCTTACTGCCAACCAGGATATTCCCCAGGGCCACAAAATAGCCTTGACCGGCTTTGCACCGGATGATGTTATCACCAAATACGGCTACCCGATCGGCCATGCAATAGAAGCGATTCAAAAGGGTGACTGGATTCACACCCATAACATCAAAACCAATCTGGTCGGTGAAGAGCAATATGAATATGTTCCTGACCTGCATCCTGTTACCTACCCGAACCGCGGGCTGACCTTTCAGGGCTACCGCCGCGCGAACGGCAAGGTAGGCATCCGCAATGATCTGTTCATTATTCCGACGGTCGGCTGTGTGAACGGCATTGCCGAGCAGATGCTGCAGGAATTCAAGGCAGAGCATCCCGATCTCGGAAGCTTTGATAATCTTACTGTTCTTAAGCATCCTTACGGCTGCTCACAGCTTGGCGATGACCACCGTATGACACGCAGCATTCTGCTGGATGCGGTCAATCATCCTAATGCCGGCGGTGTACTGGTCTTCGGTCTTGGCTGTGAGAACAATATCGTCTCTGAATTCCGCAGCATGCTGGGCGATTACGATCAAAGCCGCGTCAAATTTCTCGTCGCCCAGGAAGTCGGCAATGAGGTGGAAGCCGGTCTCGCCCTGCTCGAAGAGCTGTACGAAGCGGCGCTGGACGATAAGCGCGAGCCTGTGCCGCTGAGCGAGCTGAACATCGGGCTGAAATGCGGCGGTTCCGACGGCTTCTCCGGTATTACCGCTAACCCGCTGCTCGGCGCGTTCTCCGATTTCATCATCTCCCAGGGAGGAACCTCGGTATTGACGGAAGTGCCGGAAATGTTCGGCGCGGAGAAAATGCTGATGGCGCGTGCCGAGAGCCGCGAAGTCTATGAAGATATCGTTTCCCTGATCAATAACTTTAAGCAGTACTTCCTTTCGTATGGAGAGCCGGTGTATGAGAATCCGTCCCCGGGCAACAAGGCAGGCGGAATCAGTACGCTGGAGGATAAATCGCTCGGCTGTACCCAAAAAGCCGGAACCTCGCCTGTCGTGGACGTGCTGGATTACGGGGTGAAGCTGCGCAAAAAGGGCCTCAGCCTGCTTCAGGCTCCCGGCAACGACCTGGTGGCAGCATCTGCTCTGGCCGCGTCGGACTGTCAGCTGGTCCTGTTCACTACCGGCCGCGGAACGCCGTTCGGCAGCTTTGTGCCTACGGTTAAGGTTGCGACCAACAATGAACTGTTCGCCAAAAAAGGCCACTGGATGGATTTCAATGCTGGCCCCCTGCTGGAAGTGCCTATGGCAGATGTGCTTGAAGAGTTCATCACTTATATCATCGATGTGGCCAGCGGCCAAAAAACACGCAATGAGCAGAACGAAGTCCGCGAGCTGGCTATTTTCAAAACCGGAGTCACGCTATAATCCTATCCCGTTCCTTCATATTTAAATTTATCTAAAGGGAGATTCATAATGTTCTTAAATGATGATTTTTTGTTATCCAATGAGACTGCCCGGACGCTTTTTCATCAGCATGCCAAGCCTATGCCGATTGTCGATTACCACTGTCACCTTGATCCGCGGGAGATTTATGAGGACCAGCCCTTCGCTAACCTGACCGCAGCCTGGCTGTATGGCGATCATTATAAATGGCGGCTGATGCGTGCCAATGGTGTGCCGGAATCCCACATTACTGGAGATGCCTCCGATTACGATAAATTTCTGGCCTGGGCGCGGACACTCCCGAAAGCGGTGGGCAATCCGCTCTACAGCTGGACCCACCTGGAGCTCCGCCGCTTTTTCGGTGTCAATGAGCCGCTGAACGAGTCAACTGCACCGGCGGTTTGGGAGCAGGTGAATGCCAGGCTTGCTGAGCCCGGCTTCACCCGCAGAGGACTGATCCGCAGCTCCAACGTCAAGGTGATCTGCACTACCGATGACCCTGCTGATACGCTGGAATACCACCGCCTGCTGAAGGAAGAGGAAACTGCATTCAGCGTATATCCTACTTTCCGGCCCGACAAGGCGCTCAATATTGATGCGGAAGGATTTGCCGGCTGGATCACCCGTCTGGAGGAAGCAGCAGGCCAAACGGTGAACTCCTACCCTTCACTGCTCGCTGCCTTGAAAAACCGCGTTGACTTCTTCCATGATCACGGCTGCCGCTTGTCAGACCATGCGCTGGATGTGCTGCGTTATCAGGCAGGCGATGCGGACATAGTGGAACAGATTTTTGCCAAACGTCTGGCCGGCGGAGAGCTTTCGGCTGAAGAAGTTACAGTGTACCGTACAGAGCTGCTGACGGCACTCATCGGCTTCTATCATGACAAAGGCTGGACGATGCAGCTCCATCTGCATGCTTACCGCAATAACAACACACCTATGTTCCGGCGTCTGGGACCGGATACCGGCTATGACGGCCTGAACGATCTGCCGCTGACCGAGTCGTTGTCGAAGCTGCTGGACCGTGCCGAATGCGGAAGCGGGCTGCCGAAGACCATTCTGTATTCCCTGAATCCCGGAGATTATCCGGCGCTGCTGGCTCTGATGGGCTGCTATCAGAAGGATACTCCAGGCAAAATTCAGCTCGGCTCCGGCTGGTGGTACAATGATACCCGCGCAGGCATGCGCCAGCAGCTCACCCTGCTTGCCGACAACAGTCTGCTGGGCAATTTTGTCGGCATGCTGACAGATTCCCGCAGCTT
Coding sequences:
- a CDS encoding DUF5071 domain-containing protein, yielding MNKTIHEYLKDLDWSTPAGIRQETIRQLQLIDEKDLPLLAQPLGKEHWDGAAEVLSQIGYPGIKSILPELLVWLQDLNWPGAGAVSRLLIDVGEPLIPELQRVMAGEPADEEWMYWIIHSILEHWPKELVARLQPELMNLACHSRSGFGAIVLLNKHELKPLAVLTALLDQKEQSTLSRMNQLMLEHADVDCAEFNRRFHEALYRTDDAKDLKAFMEENGTQQSYCSQIKHCREYLSELEETRKEIIGTIISKYDTGLSCSICYPFLAKLELTGQLFALTRQEDRRYG
- a CDS encoding N-acetyltransferase; the encoded protein is MIIRTETAGDYRGVFELNYRAFGNREDESRLIERIRDSEEFIPELSIVAEDNGAIVGHVLLSKAKVVSELTENDVLVLAPLAVHPDAQGRGTGGLLIEEAKRRSSGLGYSVILLIGHPGYYPKFGFKPARQYGLELLQFPVPDDVFQVCELEEGGLDGIKGELRYPGAFL
- a CDS encoding DUF3139 domain-containing protein; amino-acid sequence: MAATEGGYELRPGKRRKNLLIIVFITLLVVAPLVYVQTRKFVYAHRVTSYLKEEKGYSSQDIASVQGVWGMKAPPFFVVVKFRDEPEVEYVYFAHDGVMQFSHSITRRGMRQGIERANLKHLDEGISGY
- a CDS encoding altronate dehydratase family protein → MKRLMKMNPRDTVAVALRPITAGEELEFEDLKLTANQDIPQGHKIALTGFAPDDVITKYGYPIGHAIEAIQKGDWIHTHNIKTNLVGEEQYEYVPDLHPVTYPNRGLTFQGYRRANGKVGIRNDLFIIPTVGCVNGIAEQMLQEFKAEHPDLGSFDNLTVLKHPYGCSQLGDDHRMTRSILLDAVNHPNAGGVLVFGLGCENNIVSEFRSMLGDYDQSRVKFLVAQEVGNEVEAGLALLEELYEAALDDKREPVPLSELNIGLKCGGSDGFSGITANPLLGAFSDFIISQGGTSVLTEVPEMFGAEKMLMARAESREVYEDIVSLINNFKQYFLSYGEPVYENPSPGNKAGGISTLEDKSLGCTQKAGTSPVVDVLDYGVKLRKKGLSLLQAPGNDLVAASALAASDCQLVLFTTGRGTPFGSFVPTVKVATNNELFAKKGHWMDFNAGPLLEVPMADVLEEFITYIIDVASGQKTRNEQNEVRELAIFKTGVTL
- a CDS encoding LacI family DNA-binding transcriptional regulator, encoding MITIKDIARVAGVSHTTVSRALNGSPLIKKVTRDKIEKIAAEMNYVPNYSAKSLVTKRSFTIGLFFSSIEQGTSASFVVDAIKGINHVLDENYNLTVNGIDGVHNFAGIQPQRFDGILVMSQSDEDNAFIYHVKTMGIPLVVLNRQLEDPGIMNVVANDREGVKEAIDFVISQGHSKLAIIEGKPGFKSSTERKQGFMDSLIAGRLQLNSDYFAAGDYSIESGYSAMSQLLDLTEPPTAVFCSNDDMAIGAMNACYARGISIPGQISLIGFDDIMFARYTNPALTTVRKPIADISELGSKMLIQLMQQPDTRPQQLFVKTSLVVRDTVTGA
- a CDS encoding ABC transporter ATP-binding protein, whose amino-acid sequence is MKENMMEHTGNRLPDFEQMFMDREADKDRPFRTLLLLYKGMTLNLVLSLLFYIFKHAPTWVIPVVTADIINHLSSPQLDSLNWLWMDLAVVAVVILQNIPSAYMHVSFMSRSSRQVEAGLRGTLIRKLQHLSMTYHSDLRAGRLQSKVLRDVEAIETLSKQMMYSFMPAVTNVLIAITITAFKSLQVTLFFVLVIPFGVLMITFFRSKIRSRNREFRRQIENMSGQVAETVEMIPVTRAHGLEEVEIGKVDTTLSELKGKGYRLDITEALFGASSWVVFTLFQLLCLGFTCILAYRGTIQVGDVVMYQGFFSTILASINSLLGVYPQFARGFESIYSISEILASTQVEEYQGTRVVDSFRGAYAFKDVKFSYKDTDHHVLQDFNLTVRPGECIAFVGESGAGKSTVLNLVVGFYRPTGGHIFVDGIPMDELDMRLYRQKLAVVPQSTVLFSGTIRSNITFGLSDVPEERLQEVIRLANLQDVIEQMPQGVDTLIGEHGGKLSGGQRQRIAIARAMIRDPEIILLDEATSALDNISEYIVQKAMRELIRGRTTFIVAHRLSTIRDADRIVVMKDGRVAEVGSFEDLMARKGAFYELKQMQG
- a CDS encoding pectinesterase family protein, which produces MLVGKEDYCDFHTVQAAVDALERQSGEEMATLYILSGVYEETVRIYRSNLNIIGLGEVVITNGRYARELDENGVELGTFGTPTLFLGGRRLTLENLAIVNNAGQGEHIGQALAVYANCDETVFRSCTFKGHQDTLFTGPLPPWNKQGGGFGGIPLKEHHESYRQLYIRCCIEGTVDFIFGGATAYFDHCEIRSLRNDKGSRSYITAASTPEGQNYGYIFNECYLTAEDGVTGVYLGRPWRGYARTELVNCKLGRHIEPQGWDNWGNPANEETVTYAEYGIPGGDELRKLRVSWAVLPEEGTEAPAKEQVFAGTDFWK
- a CDS encoding tagaturonate reductase, whose product is MTNRLSRTTQPDLPVYPERMIQFGEGNFMRAFVDWQLQQMNNKGLFNGSAVLVQPIEQGLGELMAAQDNLYTVLLNGIMQQQQVNSREIMTSVSRVINPYAEYEAYLALAENDELEFITSNTTEAGIAYHPGDQLNDAPPKSFPAKLTALLHRRFELGKKGFVIIPCELIDRNGEKLQEIVQKYAEEWNLGEPFSKWLKEENTFCCSLVDRIVPGYPRDKAAELEAELGYLDNLMVTAEPFLFWVIEGPSSLTERLPLAEAGLNVVVTDDMTPYRERKVHLLNGPHTAMVPLAMMAGLETVEDVMNDATFFRFVKEMMENELIPMLDLPAEELQSYSEAVLERFRNPFIRHELQSISLNSISKFKTRLLPVLLRYQEERGKLPELITLAFAALLLSYRGDKVKRQDGAEVLAVFDEAWSKPEQFVPVILKDASLWGQDLSLVPGLTDALSAHLRQLEGSDTRAALQQLVH
- the uxaC gene encoding glucuronate isomerase, whose product is MFLNDDFLLSNETARTLFHQHAKPMPIVDYHCHLDPREIYEDQPFANLTAAWLYGDHYKWRLMRANGVPESHITGDASDYDKFLAWARTLPKAVGNPLYSWTHLELRRFFGVNEPLNESTAPAVWEQVNARLAEPGFTRRGLIRSSNVKVICTTDDPADTLEYHRLLKEEETAFSVYPTFRPDKALNIDAEGFAGWITRLEEAAGQTVNSYPSLLAALKNRVDFFHDHGCRLSDHALDVLRYQAGDADIVEQIFAKRLAGGELSAEEVTVYRTELLTALIGFYHDKGWTMQLHLHAYRNNNTPMFRRLGPDTGYDGLNDLPLTESLSKLLDRAECGSGLPKTILYSLNPGDYPALLALMGCYQKDTPGKIQLGSGWWYNDTRAGMRQQLTLLADNSLLGNFVGMLTDSRSFLSYTRHEYFRRVLCGLIGEIAERGEAPDDEALLGRLVEDISYNNAAGYFGFESSK